The Thermoflavifilum sp. genome contains a region encoding:
- the gmk gene encoding guanylate kinase, giving the protein MDHPAFHPLVIVTAPSGSGKTTIVHHLLKRFPELDFSVSACTRPPRQHEVNGRDYYFLTPEAFQEKIRQGAFAEYEMVYEGKYYGTLISELERIWNNHQIPLVDIDVRGALHLLEKYPESLSLFIQPPSLEVLRERLLKRGSETSISLEERLSKAADELSYAPKFHHIIYNDTLEHALAQAEAAVAPFISRTLNKEIQ; this is encoded by the coding sequence ATGGATCATCCAGCATTTCATCCTCTCGTTATTGTCACGGCGCCATCTGGATCAGGGAAAACCACGATTGTTCATCATCTGCTGAAACGTTTTCCCGAACTGGATTTCTCCGTATCGGCCTGTACCCGCCCTCCTCGCCAGCATGAAGTAAACGGCCGCGATTATTATTTCCTGACACCGGAGGCCTTTCAAGAGAAAATCAGGCAGGGCGCTTTTGCGGAATATGAAATGGTATATGAAGGCAAGTATTATGGCACCTTGATAAGTGAACTGGAACGCATCTGGAACAACCATCAGATACCGCTCGTGGATATTGACGTGCGAGGGGCACTGCATCTCCTGGAAAAATATCCTGAATCGCTTTCCCTTTTCATTCAACCGCCCTCGCTGGAAGTACTCCGGGAAAGGCTTCTCAAACGAGGTTCAGAAACTTCCATTTCACTGGAGGAACGCCTGAGCAAAGCCGCCGATGAATTGAGTTACGCTCCTAAATTTCACCATATTATTTACAACGACACACTGGAACATGCGCTTGCTCAGGCCGAGGCTGCTGTAGCCCCCTTCATCTCCCGTACGCTAAACAAAGAAATTCAGTAA
- the murA gene encoding UDP-N-acetylglucosamine 1-carboxyvinyltransferase translates to MSTILEVTGGTALHGTIVPQGAKNEALQVIAATLLTEEPVTIYNIPDIADVNLMIEILHDLGVDIQRHDRHSCTFRARAIDFDYLKTPDFRKKSSRLRGIVLLAGPLLARWGRAIMPSPGGDKIGRRRLDVHLLGLQQLGARFQYEEFYYLLETSGLQGNYVLLDEPSVTGTANLIMAAVCARGHTTLYHAACEPYVQQLCHMLVRMGARISGIGSNLLTIEGVDQLGGCTHHILPDMIEIGSFIGMAAMTRGEIRIQQAGVKHLGQIPQKFRQLGIQVVIEGDDIVVPRQEHYQIQHFLDGSIPTIYDHPWPGFTPDLLSIMLVVATQARGSVLIHQKMFESRLFFVDKLLDMGARIILCDPHRAVVIGLDWEYLLRGITMSSPDIRAGVALLIAALSAEGTSIIQNVEQIDRGYEAIDERLRVLGARIRRIEA, encoded by the coding sequence GTGAGTACGATCCTTGAAGTCACCGGTGGAACGGCGCTTCATGGAACCATTGTACCGCAGGGAGCCAAAAATGAAGCCCTGCAGGTCATTGCTGCAACACTGCTTACCGAAGAGCCAGTTACCATTTACAATATTCCGGATATCGCGGATGTGAACCTGATGATTGAGATTCTGCATGATCTGGGTGTTGACATTCAGCGGCATGACCGCCACAGTTGTACATTTCGGGCAAGGGCCATCGATTTTGATTACCTGAAGACTCCTGATTTCCGTAAAAAATCTTCTCGCCTCAGGGGTATTGTGTTATTAGCCGGCCCGTTGCTGGCGCGCTGGGGGCGAGCCATCATGCCCAGTCCGGGTGGCGACAAGATAGGCCGTCGCCGACTCGACGTCCATTTGCTGGGATTACAACAGCTAGGTGCCAGATTTCAATATGAAGAATTTTATTATTTGCTGGAAACCTCGGGATTGCAGGGTAATTACGTGTTGCTCGACGAGCCATCTGTAACAGGTACAGCCAATCTAATCATGGCCGCCGTATGCGCCAGAGGCCATACCACACTTTATCATGCGGCTTGCGAGCCCTATGTGCAACAGCTCTGCCATATGCTCGTTCGAATGGGCGCCAGGATCTCGGGTATCGGCTCGAATTTGCTGACCATCGAAGGGGTTGATCAACTGGGAGGCTGTACCCATCACATCCTGCCCGACATGATCGAAATCGGGTCTTTCATCGGTATGGCTGCCATGACCCGGGGTGAGATCCGGATTCAACAAGCCGGCGTGAAGCATCTTGGGCAGATTCCCCAGAAGTTCCGTCAGCTGGGTATTCAGGTGGTTATCGAGGGCGACGATATTGTGGTGCCCCGTCAGGAACATTATCAAATCCAGCATTTTCTGGATGGGTCGATCCCTACGATATACGATCATCCCTGGCCGGGTTTTACCCCCGATTTGCTGAGCATTATGCTGGTGGTGGCTACACAGGCCAGAGGAAGTGTACTGATTCATCAAAAAATGTTTGAAAGCCGATTGTTTTTTGTAGATAAGCTGCTGGATATGGGCGCCCGGATTATCTTATGTGATCCACACCGGGCGGTGGTGATTGGCCTGGACTGGGAATACCTGTTAAGGGGCATTACCATGAGCTCCCCCGATATACGGGCTGGAGTTGCCCTGCTGATAGCCGCATTGAGTGCCGAAGGAACCAGTATCATCCAGAATGTGGAACAAATTGATCGCGGCTATGAAGCGATTGATGAACGCCTGCGTGTACTGGGCGCCCGTATCCGCAGAATAGAGGCATAA
- a CDS encoding DUF4290 domain-containing protein: MEYNTTRTPLVIREYGRNIQKMIEYLLTIEDREKRQRNALAVIELMGTLNPHLRNVEDFRHKLWDHLFLISDFKLDVDSPYPKPTRESLKPKPAPLPYPKRHPRYSHLGKNLEMLIEKALQEPDPDKRAAFAQVIGNYMKLAYSNWHKENVHDDMIRSELAAITHNQLDYQPGVPMISSGEPYRNTKRRFNKYNGKSGSFNKYHNKYKNRNK, translated from the coding sequence ATGGAATATAATACCACCCGCACCCCCCTGGTGATTCGGGAGTATGGGCGGAACATTCAGAAAATGATTGAATACCTGCTCACCATTGAAGACAGGGAAAAACGACAGCGCAATGCACTGGCGGTCATAGAACTGATGGGCACGCTTAATCCCCATCTTCGCAATGTGGAAGATTTTCGGCACAAACTATGGGATCATTTGTTTTTAATATCTGATTTCAAATTAGACGTGGACTCACCTTATCCTAAACCTACACGCGAATCCTTGAAGCCAAAACCAGCTCCGCTACCTTATCCCAAGCGTCACCCGCGTTATAGTCATTTAGGCAAGAATCTGGAAATGCTCATTGAAAAAGCACTTCAGGAACCCGATCCCGATAAGCGTGCAGCCTTCGCTCAGGTCATCGGCAACTATATGAAACTCGCTTATAGCAACTGGCATAAAGAAAACGTACATGATGATATGATTCGCAGTGAGCTGGCCGCCATTACCCATAACCAGCTCGACTATCAGCCGGGGGTGCCCATGATAAGTTCGGGAGAACCCTATCGGAATACGAAACGCCGTTTCAATAAATACAACGGAAAAAGCGGTTCGTTCAATAAGTACCATAACAAGTATAAAAATCGCAACAAGTGA
- a CDS encoding SDR family oxidoreductase: MDLSLEGKTACIGGASQGIGLASAIALSRLGASCILLSRNEKRLREAVEQLDRSWNQQHRYIPVDFSLTDQVKAVARTLEKQDPVHILVNNSGGPAPGPLMEARPEAFESAFREHLIASQLFVQALVPGMMASGYGRIINILSTSVKTPLVGLGVSTAVRWAMAGWAKVLATELAPSGITVNCILPGSTLTDRLEQLFEDTAHRLQLPLEEVKRKAQQDIPMKRFAAPMEIAQAVAFLASPAAAYITGVFLQVDGGKTPVG; this comes from the coding sequence ATGGACTTGTCCCTGGAAGGCAAAACGGCCTGCATTGGCGGCGCATCTCAGGGCATAGGACTGGCTTCGGCTATCGCTTTATCCCGATTGGGCGCCAGCTGTATACTCCTGTCGAGAAATGAAAAACGCCTGCGAGAAGCCGTTGAACAGCTGGATCGTTCGTGGAATCAGCAGCATCGGTATATACCCGTGGATTTCAGCCTAACCGATCAAGTAAAAGCTGTTGCCCGTACACTTGAAAAGCAAGACCCGGTACATATTCTCGTCAACAACAGCGGCGGGCCAGCTCCCGGCCCCCTGATGGAGGCAAGGCCAGAGGCATTTGAATCGGCCTTCCGGGAACACCTTATAGCCAGTCAACTGTTCGTACAGGCACTGGTTCCCGGCATGATGGCAAGTGGCTACGGCCGCATCATTAATATCCTGTCCACTTCTGTAAAGACGCCCCTTGTCGGATTGGGTGTATCCACGGCTGTGCGCTGGGCCATGGCGGGCTGGGCAAAGGTGCTGGCTACAGAGCTGGCGCCTTCAGGTATTACGGTAAACTGCATATTGCCGGGTTCTACCCTCACCGACAGACTGGAACAATTATTTGAAGATACCGCGCATCGCCTGCAACTGCCGCTGGAGGAGGTGAAACGAAAGGCGCAACAGGACATCCCCATGAAACGATTTGCAGCACCCATGGAAATTGCACAGGCAGTGGCATTCCTGGCCAGTCCCGCTGCAGCCTATATCACCGGAGTATTTTTACAGGTTGATGGAGGAAAAACGCCCGTGGGATAA
- a CDS encoding Lrp/AsnC ligand binding domain-containing protein, producing the protein MASSLNIDKLDLKIINEMMNDAGISYADLGKKLFVSGGTIHVRMKKLQELGIVKGTRLQVDLKKIGYDVTAFVGIYLEKSSLYDSVVKELRRIPEIVRVNYTTGNYSIFAEVVCRDIQQLRRVLHDELQKVKGIERTETFISLEESFSRSVSIDTEDAAIPVKNGKE; encoded by the coding sequence ATGGCCAGCTCATTGAATATCGACAAACTTGATCTGAAAATCATCAATGAAATGATGAATGATGCCGGCATATCGTATGCCGACCTGGGGAAAAAATTGTTTGTTTCAGGCGGTACGATTCATGTTCGCATGAAAAAACTGCAGGAATTAGGCATCGTAAAGGGTACCCGCCTGCAGGTGGATTTAAAAAAAATCGGATACGATGTAACCGCCTTCGTGGGCATTTATCTGGAAAAGAGTTCGCTTTACGACAGCGTGGTGAAAGAGTTGAGAAGAATCCCCGAAATTGTACGGGTAAATTACACGACCGGTAACTACAGCATATTTGCCGAAGTGGTATGCCGGGATATTCAACAACTGAGGCGGGTATTGCACGATGAATTACAGAAGGTAAAAGGCATTGAGCGCACCGAAACCTTCATTTCTCTGGAAGAAAGCTTCAGCCGCAGCGTTTCTATTGATACGGAGGATGCTGCCATTCCCGTGAAAAATGGAAAAGAATAA
- the trmB gene encoding tRNA (guanosine(46)-N7)-methyltransferase TrmB yields the protein MAHKKLIRFEEIKHFPNVLSFPEGMAGNWHRFFQNDFPIVLDLGCGKGEYSLGLARMYDKLNAIGVDVKGNRIWKGARMALDEQLSRVAFLRIQIEQLVMYFARGEVSAIWIPFPDPHPRKSRAKKRLTHPRFLWQYQQILQPDGLIHLKTDSTELFDFTLDIIHQTGCRIFSIQDDVPENAAGALGIQTYYERLHRAEGKKIHYLSFALPDNPEAFEPWGGITLSAIQAQQDLRSRHQITINPMHDENTN from the coding sequence ATGGCGCATAAAAAATTGATTCGGTTTGAAGAAATCAAACATTTTCCCAATGTGTTGAGTTTTCCGGAAGGAATGGCCGGAAACTGGCATCGTTTTTTTCAAAATGATTTCCCCATCGTGCTGGATCTGGGGTGTGGAAAGGGAGAATATAGCCTGGGACTGGCACGTATGTACGATAAACTAAACGCCATCGGGGTAGATGTAAAAGGAAATCGGATATGGAAGGGGGCCAGGATGGCGCTGGATGAGCAGCTGAGTAGGGTTGCCTTTCTGCGCATTCAAATTGAGCAGCTGGTTATGTATTTTGCCCGGGGAGAGGTTTCTGCTATCTGGATCCCGTTTCCAGATCCGCATCCAAGAAAATCCAGAGCTAAAAAAAGGCTCACCCATCCTCGATTTCTGTGGCAATACCAGCAGATTTTACAACCGGACGGGCTGATTCATCTGAAAACCGATTCAACAGAACTATTTGATTTTACCCTGGACATCATCCACCAAACCGGATGCAGGATTTTTTCCATACAGGACGACGTGCCGGAAAACGCTGCCGGAGCGCTTGGCATCCAGACGTATTACGAGCGCCTGCATCGGGCAGAAGGCAAAAAAATTCACTATCTTTCTTTTGCCTTACCCGATAACCCCGAAGCATTTGAACCCTGGGGCGGCATTACCCTTTCTGCTATACAGGCGCAACAGGACCTGCGTTCCAGGCATCAAATCACAATCAATCCTATGCATGATGAAAACACAAACTAA
- a CDS encoding MGMT family protein, whose protein sequence is MMKTQTKIQRSTPSSFLDRVYELVRRVPRGRVTTYGAIAEACGMRISARMVGWAMNLSHRVSPAVPAHRVVNRNGRLTGKHHFATPTLMQELLEQEGVRVVNDQVVNFAEVFWDPRQHQ, encoded by the coding sequence ATGATGAAAACACAAACTAAAATCCAGCGCTCGACCCCATCCAGCTTTCTGGACCGGGTATATGAACTGGTGCGCAGGGTGCCTCGCGGCAGGGTTACGACCTATGGAGCTATTGCCGAAGCGTGTGGAATGCGTATCTCGGCCCGCATGGTGGGATGGGCCATGAATCTATCGCATCGGGTATCGCCCGCCGTCCCGGCCCACCGGGTGGTGAACCGAAATGGACGCTTAACCGGTAAACACCATTTTGCTACACCCACCCTGATGCAAGAATTGCTCGAACAGGAAGGTGTTCGCGTGGTAAACGATCAAGTCGTAAATTTTGCAGAGGTCTTCTGGGATCCGCGTCAACATCAATAA
- a CDS encoding IPExxxVDY family protein — MKTSTPKILKLDEQQLVEQFFESTHLIGIVSDLPDYQLCWHLNQDLNMDFRVNHDLEIAWKQNRRTYYFTLFEYLDTRLLNLHYLYNNHKQGIALLPEVKHLNYIWLVKGTNFTTNDREDLLITLKQLPYIRMAVVLFQEELKNRCNLIL, encoded by the coding sequence ATGAAAACCAGTACACCTAAAATATTAAAACTGGATGAACAACAACTCGTTGAACAGTTCTTTGAATCAACCCATTTGATTGGAATTGTATCCGACCTGCCCGACTATCAGCTGTGCTGGCATTTGAATCAGGACCTGAATATGGATTTTCGGGTGAATCATGATCTGGAAATCGCATGGAAGCAAAATCGAAGAACTTATTATTTTACCCTGTTTGAATACCTGGATACTCGTTTGCTGAACCTGCATTACCTGTACAACAATCATAAACAGGGAATTGCATTGCTTCCTGAAGTGAAACACCTCAATTACATCTGGCTCGTCAAGGGAACGAATTTTACAACAAACGACAGGGAAGATTTGTTGATAACATTAAAACAACTTCCCTATATCAGAATGGCCGTTGTGCTTTTCCAGGAAGAACTCAAAAACCGATGTAATTTGATATTGTAA
- a CDS encoding 4a-hydroxytetrahydrobiopterin dehydratase has translation MMMWEERDNQLVRTFVFRDFSEAFAFMTRVAMLAEKMDHHPYWENVYNKVTIYLTTHDAGNTITEKDRQLAQAIDALLNT, from the coding sequence ATGATGATGTGGGAAGAAAGAGATAATCAACTGGTGCGCACATTTGTGTTTCGCGACTTTTCTGAAGCATTCGCCTTCATGACGCGCGTGGCTATGCTTGCCGAAAAAATGGATCATCATCCATACTGGGAAAATGTGTATAACAAGGTTACCATTTACCTGACCACCCACGATGCGGGCAATACCATAACCGAAAAAGACAGGCAACTGGCTCAAGCTATCGATGCATTGTTAAATACTTAA